In a genomic window of Helianthus annuus cultivar XRQ/B chromosome 10, HanXRQr2.0-SUNRISE, whole genome shotgun sequence:
- the LOC110883986 gene encoding piriformospora indica-insensitive protein 2, with protein sequence MATLTYVFTLFIFLFINKITTTNSQPFLNSVEQDSVYRVLDSLNSAIPWRSLFPDDLCSSAPHGVVCGYTTLPTQSDPGTVNILELSFGYVSDHNPNPPCDPNSTFDPLILSSFPYLRKLFFYNCFSHQPVSLQPFFELGSGLEELVFIQNPSLFGSLSESITNLTNLKRLVITGTNVSGEIPDGFGLLNNLEEVTLSGNKLAGSLPENVSKLKKLKILDLSRNGFEGNIPAGIGELKSLIKLDLSLNFFSGGFPASMKGLKCLELLDLSYNKFSNCGIPLVFEEMRELKGLFLSGNELGGVIPDIWGKLRGVNGIGFSGLGLVGDIPSSIGVFLSNLSYLALDNNKLTGSVPLEFERLKMLSELNLKNNSLSGRLPFSAKFVSRIGRKLGVQGNPELCLDKRVFGSFSKINSDLGHLKVCKRVEVPKYALPHVSSSSRSIGYQVSSLLVMFVWFYFI encoded by the coding sequence ATGGCAACTTTAACATATGTTTTCACTCTATTCATCTTTTTATTCATAAACAAAATCACCACTACCAACTCACAACCATTTCTCAACTCGGTGGAGCAAGACTCGGTCTACCGAGTCCTTGACTCACTCAACTCAGCCATCCCATGGCGGTCACTCTTCCCAGACGACCTCTGCTCCTCTGCCCCACACGGCGTCGTTTGCGGCTACACCACTTTACCCACCCAATCCGACCCGGGAACCGTAAACATCCTCGAACTCAGTTTCGGGTACGTTTCCGACCACAACCCGAACCCGCCATGCGACCCGAACTCCACCTTCGACCCGTTAATCCTCTCCTCATTTCCATACCTTCGTAAACTCTTCTTCTACAACTGTTTTTCCCACCAACCCGTTTCTCTACAACCCTTTTTTGAACTCGGGTCGGGTCTTGAAGAGCTtgtttttatacaaaacccgAGTCTTTTCGGGTCTTTATCAGAATCGATAACTAACTTGACTAACTTAAAGAGGTTGGTGATCACCGGAACTAATGTTTCCGGTGAAATCCCAGATGGGTTTGGTTTGTTAAACAATCTTGAAGAAGTTACACTTTCCGGCAACAAACTCGCCGGAAGTTTGCCGGAAAATGTGTCAAAGCTAAAGAAACTGAAGATTCTTGATCTTAGCCGGAATGGGTTTGAAGGGAATATTCCGGCGGGTATTGGGGAGTTGAAGAGTTTGATAAAACTTGATTTGAGTTTGAATTTTTTTTCCGGTGGGTTTCCGGCGAGTATGAAGGGTTTGAAGTGTTTGGAGCTTTTGGATTTGAGTTATAATAAGTTTTCAAATTGTGGGATACCTTTGGTGTTTGAAGAGATGAGGGAACTTAAGGGGTTGTTTTTGAGTGGGAATGAATTAGGAGGGGTGATTCCTGACATTTGGGGGAAGTTGAGGGGTGTGAATGGGATTGGGTTTTCAGGGTTAGGGTTGGTTGGTGATATTCCATCTTCTATAGGGGTGTTTTTGTCAAATTTGAGTTATTTAGCTCTTGATAATAATAAGTTAACAGGGAGTGTGCCTTTGGAGTTTGAAAGGTTGAAAATGTTGAGTGAGTTGAATTTGAAGAACAATAGTTTGAGTGGGAGATTACCATTTTCTGCTAAGTTTGTTTCAAGAATTGGGAGGAAGCTTGGGGTGCAAGGGAACCCTGAGTTGTGTTTGGATAAAAGGGTATTTGGGTCATTTTCCAAGATTAATAGTGATTTGGGGCACTTGAAGGTTTGCAAGAGGGTTGAAGTTCCCAAATATGCCCTTCCTCATGTTAGTAGTAGCTCAAGATCAATTGGTTATCAAGTTTCATCTTTACTAGTGATGTTTGTTTGGTTTTACTTTATTTAG